The DNA window CGAAGCGAACAAGGCCCTGCGCGGTGGTGGCGAGGAGCAGTTTGTCGGGCGCGGTTAGGGGTCCCAGCGCCGGGTCGCGGAGCTTCGGCTCGTTTCCGATCACCAGCACCTTGATCGTGCCTTCGGGTTGCTTGCGGCACGCAGCGGGCGCGACGGCAATCGCGGCGAGCATGATCAGTGCGGCGATGCGCATCGCCAGCGGTTTAGCCGCAAGTGACGGTTCAGCAAGCGTCTGGATTATTCGTGCGTGCTGTTTTACTGGACTAAGGCAGCGTAAGCGCTTGCGCGGGAAGGTTTGACGCGTCGATGGTCGATACGGACGGGATCTGGAGCCGCGACGGCGTTCCCATCGAGGAGCTTCCCGACCCGCTCGCGCCGGAATGGCCGGTCCCGCCGCCAGCCGAAGCCGAGGAGCCGGCAAAGAAGAAGCGCCGGCGCTGGCCAATCTACCTCTACACGGTGTCGGCGATCCTGCTGCTCACGCTCGTCTGGCTGATCTTCACGGCACCCCTGTCGCGCGCGCTCGAGCCGCTCGACGATCCGGCGCTGCTCCTGCAGGCCGATGACGGCCGGGCCATCGCGCGCCGCGGTGCGGTCAAGGAAGCGCCGGTCGACGTCACGAAATTGAATGCAATCACGCCGGCGGCGTTCGTCGCGATCGAGGACCGCCGCTTCTACCGCCACTGGGGGATCGATCCGCGCGCAATCGGGCGGGCATTCGTCACCAACCTTCGTGGCGGGGGTGTGCGCCAGGGCGGCAGCACCATCACTCAGCAGCTGGCCAAGACCAACTTCCTGTCGGGCGACCGGACGATCAAGCGCAAGGCGCAGGAAGTGATCATCGCCTTCTGGCTCGAAGCCTGGCTGACGAAGGAAGATATCCTCTCGCGTTACCTGTCCAGCGTCTATTTCGGCGACGGCGTCTACGGCCTTCGAGCCGCTGCGCACCATTATTTTGACCGCGATCCGGAGCGGCTGACGCTGGCGCAGTCGGCGATGCTCGCGGGCATGGTGCAGGCGCCGTCGCGGCTGGCGCCGACGCACAATCTCGCTGGCGCCCAAAAGCGCGCAGGGCTGGTGCTCAAAGCAATGGCAGACACCGGCGCGATCACTCCGGCACGGGCGAAGGCGGTGAAACATGCACGGCCGGTCCCGCAGGGGTCGACCCTGCCGACCGGGTCCTATTTTGCCGATTGGGTCACGCCGCAGGCGCAGGGCGTGCAGCCGCCCGATTTCGGCGAAGTGAAGGTCCGCACCACGCTCGACCGCACACTCCAGAAAATGGCGGAGCGGGCAGTCGCCCGTGCCCCTGCCGGAGCCCAGGCGGCGATCGTCGCCATGCGCCCGGACGGTCGCGTCGTGGCGATGGTCGGGGGCCGCAGCTATCGCGAGTCCGCGTTCAACCGCGTTACGCAGGCGCGGCGGCAGCCGGGCTCCGCCTTCAAATTGTTCGTCTATCTTGCGGCGCTGCGCAGCGGCTGGACGCCGGACAGCATGATCGAGGACGAGCCGATCACCATCGACGGCTGGACCCCGGCGAACAGCGACCGGGTCTATCGCGGCAAGATCACGCTTCGCGAGGCGTTCGCCCGGTCGAGCAATGCGGCGACGGTGCGGCTGGCCGAGCAGGTCGGGCGCGGCAATGTGATCCGCGCCGCGCGGGACCTCGGCATTACCACTGCGCTGCCGGACAAGCCGAGCCTGGCGCTGGGGACAGCGGGAGTGAGCTTGCTCGAACTGACGTCAGCCTATGCGGCGATTGCCGGCGGGCGCTATCCGGTGGTCGCGCGCGGCTTGCCGGAGCGGCCGGAGGAGGGCGCGTTCGCGAGCTTCTTCCGGGGCGGCGGTTCTCTCGATCCGCGGCGTGACCGGGCAGCGATGCTCGACCTGCTCTACGCGGCTGCGAACAGCGGCACGGGGCGGCGGGCGGCGCTGTCCGTCGCGACCTTTGGCAAAACCGGTACGACGCAGGACAATCGGGACGCCTTGTTCGTGGGGTTCGCCGGAAACCTGGTGGTTGGCGTGTGGGTCGGGCGCGACGACGACAAGTCGCTTGGCGGCAAAGTCAGCGGCGGGACGGTGCCGGCGCAGATCTGGCGCAACTTCATGGCTTCGGCGCTGTCGGTCGACCGTGCGGCGGGCCCGCCGGTGCCGGAGCGCTACCGGCGCAAGCAACTGCCGTCGCAGAGTCCGCTGCCGCCCGCTTGGAGCGACGCGACCAAGGAACTGCGCGATGCCGCGGAGGCGTTGCAGGAGATTTTCGGAGCTTCCGAACGCTAGTTATCTAAAGTAAAAAATTTCGGCGGAACTTAACCGTTCTTCAACCACATCGGCGCAGATTGCCCACATCGACGCGCTGGACGCGGAGGTGAGGCGTATCTGTTAAGCCATGTGGGAGACCGGAGATGGCGAAGTTCCTGAAGCTTCTTAAGAACAACAAGGGCGCGACCGCCATTGAATATGGTCTGATCGCGGCCCTGATTGCGGTTGCGGCGATCGCTGCCATGGGCAACATCGGCAACGGCCTGAAGAACACGTTCAACAACGTGGGCAACAACCTGGCGTAACCGCCGGGCCGAGCCGAAAACACAAAACGGCGGCGCCGAAGGGTGCCGCCGTTTTCATATGCGCTTAGCGCAATTTGGAAGGTGGTGGAGCCGAGGGGGATCGAACCCCTGACCTTCGCAATGCCATTGCGACGCTCTCCCAGCTGAGCTACGGCCCCACGTCTTCAAGCGCCTCTAGGCCAAATTTCCCCCGCTGGAAAAGGGGGAAATCTTCAGCCCGGGCGCTGCACCTCGCGAATTTAGCTTTCGTCGTCCTCACTGGCGGTCTCGACTCCAAGGTCGTCGTCGCCGGTTTCGAGATCGACTTCCTCGTCGGCGCTGACTTCCTCATCCTCGTCGATCGCGAGATCGTCCGCGGCGAGATCGTCGTCGGCCTTTTCGGGTTCCTTGGCGGTCGGCGCCGCTTCAAAGGCGAGCGGCTGCTTCGACTTCAGCACCGGTTCCGGGACCCAGTCGTTCCCGCATTCGATGCAGTGGACCGGATCTTCGTTGCCGAGGTCGTAAAAGCGGGTCGAGCACTTGGGGCAAGTGCGCTTGGTGCCCCATTCGGGCTTCACCATGGTGAGTTTCAACTCCAGTAGAAAAGGCGTGGTTTGCCGGTCTCGCCGGCTTCGGCGGGGCGCCTTGCCATAGGCATATGCCCCTGTCAAAGCAGCCGCCTCACCGGAGGAAATGGGATTGGCAGACAGCGATAAAAAGGGGGCGGTGATCGCGGTCGACGGCCCGGCGGCAAGCGGAAAGGGTACGGTTGCGCGGGCGCTCGCCGAGCATCTCGGCCTGCCGCACATGGACACCGGCCTGCTGTATCGCGCGGTCGCGCTCAACCTGTGGCGCTGGGGCGGCAATCCCGGCAACGAGTTCGAGGCGCTCCGCGCTTGTGACGATTTGAGCTTCGACCCCGACGACCCGGAGCTGCGGAGCGAGCCGGTCTCGCGCATCGCGTCACATGTTTCCGTCTATCAATCCGTCCGTTCGGCGCTTCTCGAGCGGCAGCAGCAATTCGCCGCGCAGGACGGTGGCGCGGTGCTCGACGGGCGTGACATCGGCACCGTCGTCGCCCCCAATGCCGACGTGAAGCTGTTCGTGACCGCGGCGCCGGAAGTACGCGCGGAGCGCCGGCTGAAGGAGCTGAAAGGCCGGGGCATGGACGCCCATTTCGACGAGGTGCTGACCGACATCCGCGCCCGCGACGAGCAGGATTCGAGCCGGGAGGCCGCGCCGCTTCGCACCGCCGAGGATGCCATTGTCCTCGACACCAGCGACCTTGATGTCGAGGCGGCGATCGCGGCTGCAATCAGGCTCGTCGAAGAGCGCCTCCCCGCCCGAAACTGACGGGTAGGAGAATTTTCACCTCCGTCTGGCATCAGGGTCAGGGGCAAGAGGTGAATGATTGTGAACCGAGGTAGAAACCAGGCCGTCCGCATCGCGAGCAGCCATGTGATCATCACGTGCGCGACGCTGGCGGCGATATTGCTGTTTGTCGCGCTTGCGAGCCGCGTCCTCCCCGCCGCAATGCAAGGCGTCGCGTCTGATCCCGCAGGTATCCTGCCGGTTGCCTTGATGCTCAACATCGCAATCATTCTGTTCGGCTGGCGCCGGTCGAAGGACCTTAAGGAAGCGCTCGACGCCTATGAAGCGGCCGAGCGGCTTGCCCACCGCAATGCCAACACGGACCCGGCGACAGGCCTCGCGAACCGTCGCGAGCTCATGCGGGTGTTGAACGAACGGTTGGCCAGCGCCGAGCCCGGCGTCCTGCTTCTCCTCGACCTCGACCATTTCAAGCGCGTCAACGACCTCCATGGGCATGCGGCCGGCGACAGGATCCTTACCGCAGTTGCCGAAGCGCTCGAGAAAAGTGCGCCCGAAGGGGCCTGCTGCGCACGCATGGGCGGCGACGAGTTCGCGATGCTTCTGCCGGCCGCTGATCCGCCCGGCGCGGAGCGCGTGGCGCGCGCCATTCAGTCGCACTTGACCCGCCCGGTGACGGTCGAGGGCGCACAATTGCAGATCTCCGCCTCAATCGGTCTCGCGGGCCTCGATGCACGGTCGGACGAAGAAACGGCGCTGCGGCGAAGCGATGTCGCGCTTTACGCTGCCAAGCGCGGCGGCCGAAACAGTTTCGCCTGGTTCGACGAGCACCTCGAGATCGAG is part of the Sphingomicrobium sp. genome and encodes:
- the cmk gene encoding (d)CMP kinase — translated: MADSDKKGAVIAVDGPAASGKGTVARALAEHLGLPHMDTGLLYRAVALNLWRWGGNPGNEFEALRACDDLSFDPDDPELRSEPVSRIASHVSVYQSVRSALLERQQQFAAQDGGAVLDGRDIGTVVAPNADVKLFVTAAPEVRAERRLKELKGRGMDAHFDEVLTDIRARDEQDSSREAAPLRTAEDAIVLDTSDLDVEAAIAAAIRLVEERLPARN
- a CDS encoding TIGR02300 family protein, which codes for MVKPEWGTKRTCPKCSTRFYDLGNEDPVHCIECGNDWVPEPVLKSKQPLAFEAAPTAKEPEKADDDLAADDLAIDEDEEVSADEEVDLETGDDDLGVETASEDDES
- a CDS encoding Flp family type IVb pilin; the encoded protein is MAKFLKLLKNNKGATAIEYGLIAALIAVAAIAAMGNIGNGLKNTFNNVGNNLA
- a CDS encoding transglycosylase domain-containing protein, which translates into the protein MVDTDGIWSRDGVPIEELPDPLAPEWPVPPPAEAEEPAKKKRRRWPIYLYTVSAILLLTLVWLIFTAPLSRALEPLDDPALLLQADDGRAIARRGAVKEAPVDVTKLNAITPAAFVAIEDRRFYRHWGIDPRAIGRAFVTNLRGGGVRQGGSTITQQLAKTNFLSGDRTIKRKAQEVIIAFWLEAWLTKEDILSRYLSSVYFGDGVYGLRAAAHHYFDRDPERLTLAQSAMLAGMVQAPSRLAPTHNLAGAQKRAGLVLKAMADTGAITPARAKAVKHARPVPQGSTLPTGSYFADWVTPQAQGVQPPDFGEVKVRTTLDRTLQKMAERAVARAPAGAQAAIVAMRPDGRVVAMVGGRSYRESAFNRVTQARRQPGSAFKLFVYLAALRSGWTPDSMIEDEPITIDGWTPANSDRVYRGKITLREAFARSSNAATVRLAEQVGRGNVIRAARDLGITTALPDKPSLALGTAGVSLLELTSAYAAIAGGRYPVVARGLPERPEEGAFASFFRGGGSLDPRRDRAAMLDLLYAAANSGTGRRAALSVATFGKTGTTQDNRDALFVGFAGNLVVGVWVGRDDDKSLGGKVSGGTVPAQIWRNFMASALSVDRAAGPPVPERYRRKQLPSQSPLPPAWSDATKELRDAAEALQEIFGASER